One Streptomyces sp. P9-A2 DNA window includes the following coding sequences:
- a CDS encoding electron transfer flavoprotein subunit alpha/FixB family protein gives MAEVLVYVDHADGAVRKPTLELLTLARRLGEPVAVALGAGAADTAAVLAGHGAARVLTHEAAEYADYLVVPKVDALQAAAEQVSPVAVLVPSSAEGKEIAARLALRLGSGVITDAVDLQAGDEGPVATQSVFAAAYTTTSRISKGTPVITVKPNSVAVEAVPADGAVEALAVTFSAQARGTRVTGRTPRESTGRPELTEAAIVVSGGRGVGGAESFAVIEALADSLGAAVGASRAAVDAGWYPHTSQVGQTGKSVSPQLYIASGISGAIQHRAGMQTSKTIVAVNKDAEAPIFDLVDYGVVGDLFDVVPQLTEEINTRKG, from the coding sequence ATGGCTGAAGTTCTCGTCTACGTCGACCACGCGGACGGCGCCGTCCGCAAGCCGACCCTGGAGCTGTTGACGCTGGCCCGCCGCCTCGGCGAGCCGGTCGCCGTCGCACTCGGGGCCGGCGCCGCCGATACCGCCGCCGTGCTGGCCGGGCACGGCGCGGCGCGGGTTTTGACCCACGAGGCCGCCGAGTACGCCGACTACCTGGTGGTGCCGAAGGTGGACGCCCTGCAGGCCGCGGCCGAGCAGGTGTCCCCGGTGGCGGTGCTGGTCCCCTCCTCCGCCGAGGGCAAGGAGATCGCCGCCCGCCTGGCGCTGCGCCTGGGCTCCGGCGTCATCACCGACGCCGTCGACCTTCAGGCCGGCGACGAGGGCCCGGTGGCCACGCAGTCGGTGTTCGCCGCCGCCTACACCACCACGTCCCGTATCTCCAAGGGCACCCCGGTCATCACGGTCAAGCCGAACTCGGTCGCCGTGGAGGCCGTCCCGGCCGACGGCGCGGTCGAGGCCCTGGCCGTGACCTTCTCCGCGCAGGCCAGGGGCACCAGGGTCACCGGCCGCACCCCGCGCGAGTCGACGGGGCGTCCGGAGCTGACCGAGGCCGCGATCGTGGTCTCCGGCGGCCGTGGCGTGGGCGGCGCGGAGAGCTTCGCGGTCATCGAGGCGCTGGCCGACTCGCTGGGCGCGGCGGTGGGTGCCTCGCGTGCCGCGGTGGACGCCGGCTGGTATCCGCACACCAGCCAGGTGGGCCAGACCGGCAAGAGTGTCTCGCCGCAGCTGTACATCGCCTCCGGCATCTCCGGGGCGATCCAGCACCGGGCGGGCATGCAGACCTCGAAGACGATCGTGGCGGTCAACAAGGACGCCGAGGCTCCGATCTTCGACCTGGTCGACTACGGCGTCGTCGGCGACCTGTTCGACGTGGTGCCGCAGCTCACCGAGGAGATCAACACCCGCAAGGGCTGA
- a CDS encoding transposase, giving the protein MTSSKSAGSDPAPRPKRRTFSPEYKLRIVAEYDAAPQNEKGAVLRRERLYHSHVKEWRAARDAGALEKLVDQRTGPARPKKSAAEAENEKLRRQVERLEKELARNKAALEVMGKASALLEMISEGAD; this is encoded by the coding sequence ATGACCAGCAGCAAGTCCGCCGGATCCGACCCGGCTCCCCGGCCGAAGCGCCGCACTTTCAGCCCGGAGTACAAGCTGCGGATCGTGGCCGAGTACGACGCCGCCCCGCAGAACGAGAAGGGCGCGGTCCTGCGCCGCGAGCGGCTGTACCACTCGCATGTGAAGGAGTGGCGGGCAGCGCGGGATGCCGGGGCTCTGGAGAAGCTGGTCGACCAGCGTACCGGCCCGGCGAGGCCGAAGAAGTCTGCCGCCGAGGCGGAGAACGAGAAACTGCGCCGCCAGGTGGAGCGTCTGGAGAAGGAACTGGCGCGGAACAAGGCCGCGCTGGAGGTTATGGGAAAAGCTTCCGCGCTCTTGGAAATGATCTCCGAGGGCGCGGACTGA